In one window of Streptomyces roseofulvus DNA:
- a CDS encoding aminotransferase class V-fold PLP-dependent enzyme encodes MNAEDATRPEGTGCGTFPGGAELFRLDTRVAHLNHGSFGAVPVPVSRAQRRLAAEAAADPDAFFLGAPDRLAAARTRIAARLGADPRSLALVTNATEAAHLALAALRLAPDDEVLVTDHGYGTVVAAAARRARTVTVRLDPALPDEEAVGKTVLAALTPRTKVALLDQISSPTARIVAGPGLLAELAARGVTTVVDGAHAPGMLADPLAGRPDVWFGNLHKWAYAPPGSAVLAVAPALRDRVPAPVPSWEDHRGYPRSVEYRATADYTGPLAAPEGLDLLAELGAGAVREHNSALAAYGAELLAGLPGVRPLPSDARLAMRSLRLPERFARTRPEADALREEIMARLGCRVLVWPWEGGGGIRISGQVYNRPAEYERLTRGVRSLLDGR; translated from the coding sequence ATGAACGCGGAGGACGCGACGCGCCCGGAGGGTACGGGCTGCGGGACCTTCCCCGGCGGCGCGGAGCTCTTCCGGCTCGACACCCGGGTGGCCCACCTCAACCACGGTTCCTTCGGCGCGGTCCCGGTCCCGGTGTCCCGGGCGCAGCGGCGGCTCGCCGCCGAGGCCGCCGCCGATCCGGACGCGTTCTTCCTCGGCGCCCCGGACCGGCTGGCCGCCGCCCGGACCAGGATCGCCGCCCGCCTCGGCGCCGACCCGCGGTCCCTGGCCCTCGTCACCAACGCCACCGAGGCCGCGCACCTCGCCCTGGCAGCGCTGCGGCTCGCCCCGGACGACGAGGTTCTGGTCACCGACCACGGCTACGGCACGGTCGTCGCGGCCGCCGCCCGCCGGGCCCGGACCGTCACCGTCCGGCTCGACCCGGCGCTGCCCGACGAGGAGGCGGTCGGGAAAACGGTCCTCGCCGCGCTGACGCCCCGCACGAAGGTGGCGCTGCTCGACCAGATCAGCTCGCCGACGGCCCGGATCGTCGCGGGACCCGGCTTGCTCGCCGAGCTGGCGGCGCGCGGGGTGACGACGGTCGTGGACGGGGCGCACGCGCCCGGGATGCTGGCCGACCCGCTCGCCGGACGGCCCGACGTGTGGTTCGGCAACCTCCACAAATGGGCGTACGCGCCGCCGGGCAGCGCCGTCCTCGCGGTCGCCCCCGCGCTGCGGGACCGGGTGCCCGCGCCGGTGCCGTCCTGGGAGGACCACCGGGGCTACCCCCGCTCGGTCGAGTACCGGGCGACCGCCGACTACACGGGCCCGCTCGCCGCGCCGGAGGGCCTCGACCTGCTCGCGGAGCTCGGCGCCGGAGCCGTGCGGGAGCACAACAGCGCCCTCGCGGCGTACGGCGCGGAGCTGCTGGCCGGTCTGCCGGGGGTGAGGCCGCTGCCGTCCGACGCGCGGCTCGCGATGCGCTCGCTGCGGCTGCCGGAACGGTTCGCCCGGACCCGTCCCGAGGCGGACGCGCTGCGCGAGGAGATCATGGCCCGGCTCGGCTGCCGGGTGCTGGTCTGGCCCTGGGAGGGCGGCGGCGGGATCCGGATCAGCGGGCAGGTCTACAACCGTCCGGCCGAGTACGAGCGCCTCACGCGCGGAGTGCGGTCCCTGCTGGACGGTCGCTGA
- the mptB gene encoding polyprenol phosphomannose-dependent alpha 1,6 mannosyltransferase MptB: MWVVSGSGCRWLGAGGALAVAVGGYAAGALPVIGGGPLWAPRASATETAGAVLAALGLTVLVAAWWRYGVLLARGAAGGALGTLAAWGAPLLLAPPLHSADVYSYIAQGAMVLEGHDVYGAGPSVLGPGELGADAAASVGGNWTDTPAPYGPVFLLLAEAVVKLTGGAVVPAVLLLRLVAVAAVALLVWAVRGFGKGDGALWLAVLNPLLLVHVVGGTHNDGLMAGLMLGGVLLAVRGRWVLGSVLVGCAVMVKSPAAVALLFVAVIVARRDGLLKGLVLPPAVAGAVAAGASLLAGTGFGWLRTQSVAGAIHTPLSLTSDLGLALGTLVADDPEPVKAVVQKLGLLAAAVLILVLAWRAWRGRLDPVLGLGHSLVVLVALSPMVQPWYLLWGTAAVAAVAWHSRAGQLLAVVSAALVYETQPAGHTPWYGFAAAGLVLALGVVWLRRDRWPAAADGLSDRPAGTALRA; encoded by the coding sequence ATGTGGGTGGTGAGTGGTTCCGGATGCCGGTGGCTCGGGGCGGGCGGCGCGCTCGCCGTGGCCGTCGGCGGCTACGCGGCGGGGGCGCTGCCCGTGATCGGCGGCGGGCCCTTGTGGGCGCCGCGCGCCTCCGCGACCGAGACCGCCGGGGCCGTGCTCGCCGCCCTCGGACTGACCGTGCTCGTCGCCGCCTGGTGGCGGTACGGCGTGCTGCTCGCGCGCGGCGCCGCCGGAGGCGCGCTCGGCACCCTCGCCGCATGGGGCGCGCCGCTGCTGCTCGCCCCGCCGCTGCACAGCGCCGACGTGTACAGCTACATCGCCCAGGGCGCGATGGTCCTGGAGGGGCACGACGTCTACGGCGCCGGCCCTTCGGTGCTCGGCCCCGGGGAGCTCGGGGCCGACGCGGCGGCGAGCGTCGGCGGGAACTGGACCGACACCCCCGCCCCGTACGGGCCGGTCTTCCTGCTGCTCGCCGAGGCCGTCGTGAAGCTGACCGGCGGGGCCGTGGTGCCCGCCGTGCTGCTGCTGCGGCTGGTCGCCGTCGCGGCGGTCGCGCTGCTCGTCTGGGCGGTGCGCGGCTTCGGGAAGGGCGACGGGGCGCTCTGGCTCGCCGTCCTCAACCCGCTGCTGCTCGTCCATGTCGTCGGCGGGACGCACAACGACGGGCTGATGGCCGGGCTGATGCTCGGCGGGGTGCTGCTCGCCGTGCGCGGGCGGTGGGTCCTGGGCAGCGTGCTCGTCGGCTGCGCCGTGATGGTGAAGTCGCCGGCTGCCGTCGCGCTCCTCTTCGTCGCCGTGATCGTCGCCCGCCGGGACGGACTCCTGAAGGGTCTGGTCCTTCCGCCGGCCGTCGCCGGGGCGGTGGCCGCGGGGGCGAGCCTGCTCGCCGGGACCGGCTTCGGCTGGCTGCGGACGCAGTCCGTCGCCGGGGCCATCCACACCCCGCTCTCCCTCACCAGCGACCTCGGCCTGGCCCTGGGCACGCTGGTCGCGGACGACCCCGAGCCGGTCAAGGCCGTGGTGCAGAAGCTCGGCCTGCTCGCCGCCGCCGTGCTCATCCTGGTCCTCGCGTGGCGGGCCTGGCGGGGGCGGCTCGACCCGGTCCTCGGGCTCGGCCACTCCCTGGTGGTCCTGGTCGCGCTCTCGCCGATGGTGCAGCCCTGGTACCTGCTGTGGGGCACGGCCGCCGTCGCGGCCGTCGCCTGGCACAGCCGCGCCGGGCAGCTCCTCGCCGTGGTCTCGGCGGCCCTCGTGTACGAGACCCAGCCCGCCGGCCACACCCCCTGGTACGGCTTCGCCGCCGCCGGTCTCGTCCTCGCGCTCGGCGTGGTGTGGCTCCGGCGCGACCGGTGGCCCGCCGCGGCCGACGGCCTCAGCGACCGTCCAGCAGGGACCGCACTCCGCGCGTGA